cagaTCCGATCAATGTTGCGGGCCTAGGGCAAagcccacaaaaataaaaaatggacggGACTGGACAAGTCCCTCTCCCTCCATCCGGCTATGGATAGCCCAGTTCGAATGGTGATGGGCAGGTGTATTGGGTTAAAGTCCAACCCATCCACTAGCTCGTTCCATAAACCTGCCCGTTTACCTAGGCCGGTTTTTTGAGGACaaccaattccaattccaaatgCAAATATATTGATGAAAACACCGATACAAGTTGCACGGTCCATAGGCCTAATAAAGAGAGAagacaaaaaaactaaaacaagcCAACAAAAACGGAAACAAGACTCGCTCGAGCATCGCTGGAATTTCGGTCTTCAAAGCTGTCTATTTTGTTCTCTCTGAAAAACATCGGGTTGGAGTTATTATTTAGTGGCTCTTGGACACCACCATGTGATGCCCCAACACCCCTTAACACCACACAATATCTGTGGGCAAGAcgaccaaataatttttcatttaccAGGCCCTTGGGGTATCAAAGCTAACTATGGGTTTACCAAGCCCAATTGTGAACAATCTGTATCTGTTTTTCTATCCACTCTCTTGCTTCCgcccaaaaaaaacataaaaagttgGAAACAACTCCAAAATACCAGAATCATCATCAAACATCCAACACAAGACATTCTCATTGCTTCATTAATGGCAAAATGCCTTGAAAGTTAGTACAACCAATCTACTTCCACGATCCCGACAAACAAGCACTGTAAATAGTAACCACGCCAAATGCAAACTTTAATACATGATTCATAAGCATACCCTTCATAGAGCAATGAGTTTCCTGTGCAAATGCTCTCCGGTGGTAGAACTctcgtgtccgtgtccgtgtccttCGTGATCATGAAAAAGAAGGGTCAAAATTCCAACCAAACACAGCACTGAGCCCACAAGAAGCTTGTCATAGCGCTCCACCCAATGAAACTTGATTTGGCTTGCGCCATAGAATGAGAGAGCCACCAGCGACGTCATTACGGTTATGGTACTGCagatcaaaattcaatcaacTTGTGTCAAATTTCAGTTGATGTTGAGACGTATGTCTGGAAATTGCATATGATGTGAGATTTGtcaaaggaagagagagagagagagagagagagagagagagagagagagagatcttcaCAAATCccgtcttttcttttttgtttcttccatAAACTCCCCCATGAATCCAAGATCCAGACATAGTTTGAAGTACAACAAGTACAACAACataacaacataacataacccatctagtccccaatcattgggggtatgggcggagATGATTGGAGATAAAcgtaacctttggcaatatatgcacaaagtggctgctctcagaataccactaaaacaatggcccccctaaacctccaagaaccgaggagctacaaggacaTTTTGTTataaaaccatgcccccaaatcaaagccaaatggcatcagagagggcaggcgtagagacccaaatcaatttatgtgcacattaccatgtttccttcattgatagtccagagcatcggtatgcacaagaatacgattttcttttcttggaatACAAAAAGTACGAGTTTCACTAACACCAGTCCGGGACAAAATTTACTCTATTGGATTATCTGAACAAATCCAGATTAAGCAATTGCTAGAGAATGCTGAGAGCATAAGACGACCAAAGCTCAAATTTAAATTGGCAGTATCCACATGGTTGGGACAAAGTACACGACAAATTAGGTAGTTAAGATTTTAAATTAGTTGAGGCTCTCATAAGCTGCATGTTGCATTGCTTAGAGATGttcaaaagaaattttgaagttttcaatgtTTTGCGGTGAAACTGTAGCCATAACAAGTCTACAGACCAGGCCAAACATAAACACCAGCACAAATTGCTTTAAGCGTCCCAAGAATGATCACATTGATGAACGGTTACCgaagaaggaaagagaaaatcCATTGGAATAACTAGACTTAAGTTTCTAAGTAGGAAAATATCTAAGAGCTAAATAATGATGATGGTAATATATGTTTCTTTCTCCCCCCcccacaccaccccccccccccccccccccccccccccccgcccccttttttttttgagaaccgTAATATGTGTTTCCATATGCCTCTACACAAATCAACTTTGACATGGTAAGATAGTGAAAAACCCATAACCTCGACTAATTACACAAAAGATATATAGAGCTGTAAACACAAGACTATAAAGTCAACTACATTTGGTAGAAGTACCTGAATAACAGCACTATGATAGCAAGCACCATCATGGAGGATGAGTTCCCAACAGCAAGAAACACCGGAAGAGTGGTGGCACAAGGAGATAACGCAGGAACCAGAACAAGCCCAGCCACAGCCATTTTCTCCATTGGTTGGTTGTGGGAATGGCTATGGCCACCCTTTCCAGCTACGAACAGCAAAATATAACTACCACCAAGAATTACAAGCAACAATGAAGCCAGTTTATGCACAGTTTCCTCGCCAGCAATGGTATTTGATATGGTGATTGCCGTAATACCCAGAAGCGAAGTGGATAACACATGCAAAACAGCTCCAAATGCGGCTGCATGATGAACACAAAATTAATTGTAAGCATGAACAAGAATGGGAATCAGCCATCTTCTGAATCTAACTgaaactagttccaaaatttacaTTTTCCTTCCCCAACTGAAACTAACGTCTTAGTTGCCATTACATCTGACCTCCACATGCGTCTTAAGTCTTAACCAACAGGAAAGAAAGCATTCTCATTAAACAAACCCCCTTTTCAGTCTGCAAAGTTTTCCATTTCCATGTATATGGAAACACAGAAATggtaaacacaaaaaaacaatcTTCAGTTCCTATCCTGTTCTAACCAAAAACATCACCGCCAAAGCAATTAGATCAGAAATCATACCCTCCAATGCTTCATTTGGTAATTTCCACCCAGATCATCAATCCGGTACCCAAGGAAACATTTTTTTACCCCGAAACAAAACCAGTATATACGATGCAGAAAAACGCTTAACTTGTTTTCCCATCTGCCTCCTCTCAATTCTGAGCAAACAAATGCATTTCAATACCCATGATAGACACGATCAAAGAAGCATAAAATGCACAAGCACGTCTACGCCTAATATCTATTATCCATCTATTACTATTATACAGGGAACACCCTTTATAGTGTTAAGGTCAGTTTTGAGACTGGCTCACGCATTTTTCCCCCCTCCT
The sequence above is a segment of the Rhododendron vialii isolate Sample 1 chromosome 13a, ASM3025357v1 genome. Coding sequences within it:
- the LOC131312490 gene encoding uncharacterized protein LOC131312490; the encoded protein is MEGFSAEDLSTIGGIATVSLLHSFIPTHWLPFSIVGRAQKWTLSRTLFVTAFGAVLHVLSTSLLGITAITISNTIAGEETVHKLASLLLVILGGSYILLFVAGKGGHSHSHNQPMEKMAVAGLVLVPALSPCATTLPVFLAVGNSSSMMVLAIIVLLFSTITVMTSLVALSFYGASQIKFHWVERYDKLLVGSVLCLVGILTLLFHDHEGHGHGHESSTTGEHLHRKLIAL